From Nicotiana tabacum cultivar K326 chromosome 15, ASM71507v2, whole genome shotgun sequence, the proteins below share one genomic window:
- the LOC107825078 gene encoding uncharacterized protein LOC107825078 isoform X1, with product MESVTLKEEEAEEGLAIAALGSLFKLTEVYLSDYSSWQMQEAQICLESAKPVQNSVFYKNNSSPLDEFGSLPEDLELIRQMNEMGLPMTFHTNKEKRNRAVLGKIKNGKKMSLWSCENTQDEVLNSIQEQKEECESNGTLQGNSNKVSSSMSILGQCEFSSCYTEDGLVSCLNGGEESLNKLSAGCAHMSLECAVCNRQSDLSLDNAKDTVSTCEKVQLEKDVVVMVGSSLECGNKAESCPIDSSVDSGWISGEGLNGHCERNPLNGEQMEYGCIGNPLNGEQVESIAMQMTEHHTEDGQFCSDVGEEIHNCNTTSNNCEETINDWRLYWDNDYQRNYFYNVMTMQCTWDPPPGMDDLVFTNFTTKQPEIALETVVLEDADLKESNNLQTSASIKSDLDIADRFRDDEVLLDRQLNDSEATGQFADNFCSLSSTKQKKRVRKTKFKGKLSIESQELQFCDINEELSPSLSKYWCQRYLLFNKYDEGIQMDEEGWFSVTPEAIAKHHALRCGSGTIVDLFTGVGGNSIQFAKRSKHVIAIDIDPKKIDFAQYNAAIYGVCDQIDFIRGDSLVLAPKLKADVVFMSPPWGGPDYLKERTFDMKTMLRPHDGNFLFSIGRGIASKVVMFLPRNVDINQLAELSLSVNPPWLLEVEKNYLNGKLKAVTAYFCKPS from the exons ATGGAAAGCGTCACGCTTaaagaagaagaggcagaagaaggTTTAGCAATTGCAGCTCTCGGCTCTCTCTTCAAACTTACCGAAGTTTATCTTTC AGATTATTCGTCATGGCAAATGCAAGAAGCGCAGATTTGTCTGGAATCTGCG AAACCAGTTCAGAATTCCGTTTTCTACAAAAATAATTCATCTCCATTAGATG AGTTTGGGTCTTTACCGGAAGACTTGGAGCTTATCAGACAAATGAATGAAATGGGACTCCCCATGACATTCCACACTAACAAGGAG AAGAGAAATCGAGCAGTTCTGGGAAAAATAAAGAATGGAAAGAAGATGAGTCTTTGGTCCTGTGAGAATACTCAGGATGAAGTGCTAAATTCAATACAAGAGCAGAAGGAAGAATGTGAGTCTAATGGTACTCTGCAAGGCAACTCAAACAAGGTTTCTTCCTCCATGTCAATTCTTGGACAATGTGAATTCTCATCCTGCTATACCGAGGATGGTTTAGTCAGTTGTCTTAATGGTGGAGAAGAAAGTTTGAACAAATTGAGCGCTGGTTGTGCTCACATGTCCCTTGAATGCGCTGTTTGCAATCGGCAATCGGATCTAAGTCTGGATAATGCAAAGGATACTGTCTCTACGTGTGAAAAAGTTCAATTGGAAAAAGATGTAGTAGTAATGGTTGGCTCAAGTTTGGAATGCGGTAATAAAGCAGAAAGCTGTCCAATCGATAGCAGTGTTGATAGTGGATGGATCAGTGGAGAGGGATTAAATGGTCATTGTGAGAGAAATCCTTTAAATGGGGAGCAGATGGAGTATGGCTGTATTGGAAATCCTTTAAATGGAGAGCAAGTAGAATCTATTGCTATGCAAATGACTGAGCATCACACAGAAGATGGGCAATTCTGCAGTGATGTTGGTGAAGAGATACATAATTGTAATACAACTAGTAACAATTGTGAAGAGACGATTAATGATTGGAGGTTGTATTGGGACAATGATTACCAAAGAAACTACTTTTATAATGTGATGACCATGCAATGTACATGGGATCCACCTCCAGGAATGGACGACCTAGTATTTACTAATTTTACTACCAAGCAACCAGAGATAGCACTTGAAACGGTGGTGTTGGAGGATGCAGATTTAAAAGAATCTAATAATCTGCAAACTTCTGCAAGTATAAAATCTGACCTTGACATTGCAGACAGATTTAGAGATGATGAGGTATTGTTGGACAGACAACTCAATGACTCAGAGGCGACAGGGCAATTTGCTGACAATTTTTGTAGTTTAAGCTCTACCAAACAGAAAAAGAGAGTTAGGAAGACAAAATTCAAAGGGAAGTTATCAATAGAAAGTCAAG AGCTGCAATTCTGCGATATTAATGAAGAACTATCTCCCAGTTTGAGCAAATATTGGTGCCAAAGGTATCTACTATTTAACAAATATGATGAAGGAATACAGATGGACGAAGAAGGATGGTTCTCAGTTACGCCGGAGGCCATAGCCAAGCATCATGCACTTCGCTGTGGTTCTGGTACTATAGTCGATCTCTTTACTGGAGTTGGTGGAAATTCAATTCAGTTTGCTAAGAG GAGTAAACATGTCATTGCAATCGATATTGATCCAAAGAAAATTGACTTTGCTCAGTATAATGCTGCCATTTATGGAGTCTGTGACCAAATAGACTTCATTAGAGGCGACTCTCTTGTTTTGGCTCCAAAGTTGAAG GCAGATGTAGTCTTCATGTCACCACCTTGGGGGGGACCGGACTATTTGAAGGAAAGAACATTTGACATGAAAACCATGCTTAGGCCGCATGATGG GAATTTTCTCTTCAGCATTGGCAGGGGAATTGCCTCCAAAGTTGTTATGTTCCTTCCAAGAAATGTTGATATCAATCAGTTGGCAGAATTGTCATTATCCGTAAATCCACCGTGGTTATTAGAG GTGGAGAAGAATTACTTAAATGGCAAGTTGAAAGCTGTTACAGCATACTTTTGTAAACCCTCCTGA
- the LOC107825078 gene encoding uncharacterized protein LOC107825078 isoform X2, translated as MNEMGLPMTFHTNKEKRNRAVLGKIKNGKKMSLWSCENTQDEVLNSIQEQKEECESNGTLQGNSNKVSSSMSILGQCEFSSCYTEDGLVSCLNGGEESLNKLSAGCAHMSLECAVCNRQSDLSLDNAKDTVSTCEKVQLEKDVVVMVGSSLECGNKAESCPIDSSVDSGWISGEGLNGHCERNPLNGEQMEYGCIGNPLNGEQVESIAMQMTEHHTEDGQFCSDVGEEIHNCNTTSNNCEETINDWRLYWDNDYQRNYFYNVMTMQCTWDPPPGMDDLVFTNFTTKQPEIALETVVLEDADLKESNNLQTSASIKSDLDIADRFRDDEVLLDRQLNDSEATGQFADNFCSLSSTKQKKRVRKTKFKGKLSIESQELQFCDINEELSPSLSKYWCQRYLLFNKYDEGIQMDEEGWFSVTPEAIAKHHALRCGSGTIVDLFTGVGGNSIQFAKRSKHVIAIDIDPKKIDFAQYNAAIYGVCDQIDFIRGDSLVLAPKLKADVVFMSPPWGGPDYLKERTFDMKTMLRPHDGNFLFSIGRGIASKVVMFLPRNVDINQLAELSLSVNPPWLLEVEKNYLNGKLKAVTAYFCKPS; from the exons ATGAATGAAATGGGACTCCCCATGACATTCCACACTAACAAGGAG AAGAGAAATCGAGCAGTTCTGGGAAAAATAAAGAATGGAAAGAAGATGAGTCTTTGGTCCTGTGAGAATACTCAGGATGAAGTGCTAAATTCAATACAAGAGCAGAAGGAAGAATGTGAGTCTAATGGTACTCTGCAAGGCAACTCAAACAAGGTTTCTTCCTCCATGTCAATTCTTGGACAATGTGAATTCTCATCCTGCTATACCGAGGATGGTTTAGTCAGTTGTCTTAATGGTGGAGAAGAAAGTTTGAACAAATTGAGCGCTGGTTGTGCTCACATGTCCCTTGAATGCGCTGTTTGCAATCGGCAATCGGATCTAAGTCTGGATAATGCAAAGGATACTGTCTCTACGTGTGAAAAAGTTCAATTGGAAAAAGATGTAGTAGTAATGGTTGGCTCAAGTTTGGAATGCGGTAATAAAGCAGAAAGCTGTCCAATCGATAGCAGTGTTGATAGTGGATGGATCAGTGGAGAGGGATTAAATGGTCATTGTGAGAGAAATCCTTTAAATGGGGAGCAGATGGAGTATGGCTGTATTGGAAATCCTTTAAATGGAGAGCAAGTAGAATCTATTGCTATGCAAATGACTGAGCATCACACAGAAGATGGGCAATTCTGCAGTGATGTTGGTGAAGAGATACATAATTGTAATACAACTAGTAACAATTGTGAAGAGACGATTAATGATTGGAGGTTGTATTGGGACAATGATTACCAAAGAAACTACTTTTATAATGTGATGACCATGCAATGTACATGGGATCCACCTCCAGGAATGGACGACCTAGTATTTACTAATTTTACTACCAAGCAACCAGAGATAGCACTTGAAACGGTGGTGTTGGAGGATGCAGATTTAAAAGAATCTAATAATCTGCAAACTTCTGCAAGTATAAAATCTGACCTTGACATTGCAGACAGATTTAGAGATGATGAGGTATTGTTGGACAGACAACTCAATGACTCAGAGGCGACAGGGCAATTTGCTGACAATTTTTGTAGTTTAAGCTCTACCAAACAGAAAAAGAGAGTTAGGAAGACAAAATTCAAAGGGAAGTTATCAATAGAAAGTCAAG AGCTGCAATTCTGCGATATTAATGAAGAACTATCTCCCAGTTTGAGCAAATATTGGTGCCAAAGGTATCTACTATTTAACAAATATGATGAAGGAATACAGATGGACGAAGAAGGATGGTTCTCAGTTACGCCGGAGGCCATAGCCAAGCATCATGCACTTCGCTGTGGTTCTGGTACTATAGTCGATCTCTTTACTGGAGTTGGTGGAAATTCAATTCAGTTTGCTAAGAG GAGTAAACATGTCATTGCAATCGATATTGATCCAAAGAAAATTGACTTTGCTCAGTATAATGCTGCCATTTATGGAGTCTGTGACCAAATAGACTTCATTAGAGGCGACTCTCTTGTTTTGGCTCCAAAGTTGAAG GCAGATGTAGTCTTCATGTCACCACCTTGGGGGGGACCGGACTATTTGAAGGAAAGAACATTTGACATGAAAACCATGCTTAGGCCGCATGATGG GAATTTTCTCTTCAGCATTGGCAGGGGAATTGCCTCCAAAGTTGTTATGTTCCTTCCAAGAAATGTTGATATCAATCAGTTGGCAGAATTGTCATTATCCGTAAATCCACCGTGGTTATTAGAG GTGGAGAAGAATTACTTAAATGGCAAGTTGAAAGCTGTTACAGCATACTTTTGTAAACCCTCCTGA
- the LOC107821875 gene encoding triacylglycerol lipase OBL1: MANKEEFCKSYFELKPKEASFFDFIRIFYSTELDKRNFFDVSAGVEGIRGFRRRWLIFISVILQRFLFWFKKPMARLGSIVELLQNYPSFNGGFLQLLLNIIQGKVVTPEKSSAKFRSMIGNLDVRVDLDKTIKIGDNRYNAHLSIMAAKLSYENEALNKTVINDHWQMHFLGLHNFWNAYEEQYSTQATMFQDKIEEPNLVVVAFRGTSPFYADAWITDIDLSWYDLEGMGKIHAGFMKALGLQKNQGWPKEINDQENQEQNNKVFAYYKIRQDLKKILSKNEKAKFIVTGHSLGGALAILFAAILALHEEDWLLDKLEGVYTFGQPRVGDEQFGNFMMDKFKKCDVKYFRYVYCNDMVPRLPYDDKTLFFKHFGSCLYYNSLYNGKVLEEEPNKNYFSLLWVLPKVLNAAFELIRSFILPWIKGSDYRQSWSEIIFRMVGLVIPGLSAHGPVDYVNLTRLGSILHLPQSTRQGSPKHD; this comes from the exons ATGGCTAACAAGGAAGAATTCTGTAAAAGTTACTTTGAATTGAAGCCAAAAGAAGCTAGTTTCTTTGATTTCATTCGTATCTTCTATTCTACTGAATTAGATAAAAGAAACTTCTTCGATGTTTCGGCCGGAGTTGAGGGGATCAGAGGTTTTCGCCGGCGATGGCTCATTTTTATCTCCGTTATATTGCAGAGATTCTTGTTTTGGTTTAAAAAACCCATGGCCAGATTAGGTTCTATAGTTGAGCTCTTGCAAAATTATCCTTCATTCAATGGTGGTTTTCTCCAGCTTTTGTTGAACATAATACAAG GAAAAGTAGTAACGCCGGAAAAGTCATCGGCGAAGTTCAGGTCGATGATCGGAAATCTTGATGTGAGAGTGGACTTAGACAAGACAATAAAGATAGGAGACAACAGATACAACGCACACCTGTCAATTATGGCTGCTAAACTATCTTACGAAAACGAAGCCCTCAATAAAACAGTAATCAATGATCATTGGCAG atGCACTTCTTGGGGTTGCACAATTTCTGGAATG CTTACGAGGAACAATACTCGACACAAGCCACAATGTTTCAAGACAAAATTGAAGAGCCAAACCTAGTTGTGGTAGCATTTAGAGGGACAAGTCCATTTTATGCAGATGCATGGATTACAGATATAGATCTCTCATGGTACGATCTTGAAGGGATGGGCAAAATCCATGCAGGTTTCATGAAAGCTTTAGGGTTGCAAAAGAACCAAGGCTGGCCAAAAGAAATAAATGATCAAGAAAACCAAGAACAAAATAATAAGGTATTTGCATATTACAAAATCAGAcaagatttgaagaaaatattgaGCAAAAATGAGAAAGCAAAATTCATAGTAACAGGACATAGCTTAGGTGGTGCATTAGCAATATTATTTGCAGCTATATTAGCTTTGCATGAAGAGGATTGGTTATTGGATAAATTGGAAGGAGTTTATACATTTGGACAACCTAGGGTTGGAGATGAACAATTTGGGAATTTTATGATGGACAAGTTCAAGAAGTGTGATGTGAAGTATTTTAGGTATGTATATTGCAATGATATGGTGCCAAGATTGCCCTATGATGACAAAACTCTCTTCTTTAAGCACTTTGGATCATGTCTATACTACAACAGCCTCTACAATGGCAAG GTTTTGGAGGAAGAACCAAACAAGAATTACTTCTCACTGCTATGGGTTTTACCAAAGGTGTTGAATGCAGCTTTTGAGCTAATTAGGAGTTTCATTTTACCTTGGATAAAGGGAAGTGATTACAGACAAAGTTGGTCTGAAATAATATTTAGGATGGTAGGATTGGTAATCCCAGGATTATCAGCTCATGGTCCAGTAGATTATGTTAATCTTACCCGCTTAGGATCCATCCTTCATCTTCCTCAATCAACTCGACAAGGCAGTCCTAAACACGATTAA